TCATCGATGACAATTTGGAAACTAAATCGATAGTAGGGTGAAACTGATATTTTTTAGAAAGCTAGGGGGTGActgtgaataaaaaaatataaatattgcaAACCTTATAGTTAAggaaaaatgtaagtttttaatctgaaaaatatgaggttatGAGAGAATTATGAATTTtcacaactaaaataaaaaaatgagataaattttttctttaaataaaatatttaaataatgattttattcttaacaataacaataaaatttaataaatgagtggatatttagattttcaaaaattaacggataaaaatatgagtttgcTATAAGCCTTGGGGGGCAATAAGTCTTGTGGCTTATTTATTATTACCAGCTTAATCAGGAATAAGGGATGAAAAGTTACTCTTACTGTTCTCATTGGCATAATCTTTTGATgccaattaaaatttatttttattttattttatttttttctaagaaatttatcatatgatacataatatataatgtagaaaattaaaattttaatattagatttaataatcgTGGTATAACATTCGATCCTACAGGAAAGTGCCCTCATGTCAGTATGTGaaagagataaatttaaaacaataaaactatgtgtacccattttgggtatataaatgtgtaaatatttatatatattattatgtgattgaatgattttgaattaagaataaaacaataatcaatcatatcaatTGTTATAGTAGACAATTGATCCGATTAAAAATTCCCGCAAATTAAGTTGGCCTGTATGATGAATCAACGGAATATGCTTATAGTGATTGAATCGAAGTGCGTTGGGCCGAGTCAGGCTCATTCATTACCAGCATGTGGATAGTAGTGGGCCTCATTTGTGGCCCAATAAGGCAAGTGAGTGTGCATTACGTTTACATCCTCTCGTCTCATCTTAGTTTCGCAGTGGGTATCCTTTCTTTTCCCCTCAGAGAAAGAGGATAAGTTTTGTTTGGCTGCCGAGAAAATGGCTCAAACGCTTGCAATGCCTGTAGCGCCCGCACTCTCCGTTATCTGCAACGGACGTAACTACAAATCTCTGTCCATCTCTCTCCCACTTTCAAAGCAACCTCAGGTTATTACGCCTTTTCGTCcatttactttattatttttctcagttaatcaaattatattcgtTTAACACCATTGACTGTTATTTTATGTCTCTTGCTTGTATCTGAACTTTCAATTACTTAGGCATCTTTTATTGATTTAGTACTTATCATTTCTTAGGTTTTCAATTAAAAGTAACCAGGGTTTATgttattaattacaaattaaattatatttatgtcaTGTTATACTGCTTTAGGTTCAGTTTCCAAGTTTAAGCATTCGTTGTGCCCGTGTTGGAGGTGTAGAGATTCCTAACAACAAGCGAATTGAGTACTCACTCCAGTACATTCATGGAATTGGACGCACCCGAGCTCGCCAAATCCTTAATGATGTTAacatggaaaataaaatcaCCAAAGACTTTTCTGAGGATGAACTCATTGTCATTCGTGATGAAGTCTCCAAGTACATGATCGAAGGAGATTtggtattaatttattttcccaTTATAATTCATTTTAGTGGTCCTTTTGGTGTtgtgttttggttttttagAAGTTTGGTTTTTGGGTTTTACAGAGGCGGTTCAATGCACTAGCTATTAGGAGATTGAAGGAGATTCAATGCTACCGAGGAATGAGACACATTATGGGATTGCCTTGTAGAGGGCAGCGTACTAAGAACAATTGCCGTACCCTGAAGGGTAAGAGAGTTGCTATAGCTGGGAAAAAGAAAGCTCCCCGTTGATTGAACAGTTTGTGCTACTTTAATTAATTGTAGATTATGAGTgttgtaattgaatttgaatttcaatgaTTTTTGGTACAAGTTTAGTTGATTTTTAGTACAACTTTGGGTTAATTGAATAGTGTGATATAGATTATGTTTTACATTGAGTTTTGCCTTGGTTGACGagttaattgttattttcaGTTAAATTGTTGTTTACAAAATGTTCTTTTTTGAATACTTTGTTTAAGTTGCCAAGCCCTTTACCCTAAAGCATGGTTAACTTTGTCTGAATTTCATAGAATTTCCTTGAAATTTGATACAAGTATGCATCAATTGAGTGCTTAAGTGATCTCTTTGTCAACTGGGGATTTTTCAATATGTCTTAACATAGAACTCCACCCAAATGATGAACGCTCCTGAATTTTTGTTCTCCCATTCCCATCAGATGATCTCTGATTGTGTGCCTATCCCCTTTAGATGCTCTCTGATTCAGTTTATCCTGAATTCTCGTGCTCAAAGCCTTTTCATGGCTTCCTtctatatttggttttttttttttcagtagcTTCTTACCCCTTTTTCGCTTGATATATGTTCTTTAATTGGCTAATTACAGATTATCCTTGATTAGTGGATACCTTagaataggtttttttttttctataatattatacatacaagTAATAATAGCAAACAAAAGTTGAAGAGTTAGATGATTCAGTCATTTTGCTGTAAATGATTATGTTCTTTTATTTCATGTCTTAGTATCGTTTGTTTAgtctttttctttctgttttttgttCTTTCCTTGATTCTACAACAGTACTCATCCTTTACAGAAATTAGATGTTTGTCAATGTGTGAAATACCTCTAATCGAACTCTATTCTTTTTGTTTCCAAGCAGAGTCACCAACACAAAGAAGAATAACTGAAAAAACTAATCCTAATTGAAGCAGGGATATTGGAATGCCTATTAGTTCTTGAACTTTGTTAGTGTGAAGAAATCATAGTTGGTCAAATAGTATTTCGCAAATAATGTACAGAAAATGCTTAATTCTTCAGTTCCCCATCTCGTTCGGAGTGACAAGAGTAATACAGTTGGCGTGATAAACATTTAGTCATTGTAtctacaataaaactatgcatatataattttggtatacgatttggatacacaaatgatgtgtcatcatttgatcgggtattattttatctttaattcaatcaaataatgacatattaacaTTGGTCATCTGCATATAGCTTTACAAGAATTAACAAAGCAAATATTAACATTGGTCATCTGCATATAGCTCTACAAGAATTAACAAAGCAAATCAAAAGCGTAATGTTACAGTTTGCACGTTGCATGCATGAAGAGTATGTAGAGTTGCAAAGTTATGTGGTCATGCCACCTTTATTTAAGCAAATTTAGTCATGTTTTTGAATCCTTTGTTAGTTGTCAATTATTAtactgttttatttttcattaaattcaGTCAATAATTGTTCTTATGTAGGATGTATTTTCGATGCATGCTTCTGAGTGGGTTTATTGTTTCCGTCATTTTAGTAGTTAAGGTTGTTGATGTGCGCCTATGTAAAAAGGCTTTTGCAAATGAATAAAAGGGTCACTATTTTGCTCTGTTGTAAGCAATGAACTCAGAAGCAGGGGCAAGGTCATGGTCGTGGATCCGTGGAAGGAGATCATATCAGTTTGGTATCAAAGTCAAGCATGCCTAACGACTTGTAGAATTTTGACTTTACACTAATAGAAATAACATATTGCGAGTCTAAGCATAGGTTGGAATGTGTGATGAAACAGGCAGCCGAAATGTCtcttttcaaagataaagattcaACCAGTACGCTCATACCGACTCAAAAAAGCACAAAAGGGAGACGACAACTAGGAGATCACCCCTAGATTAacgaaaattaatttttttttaattttgatggcTCAAACGATCCCACTGTTTAGATTTTGtgtttaatagattttttatttccGTAACACCTTATCAGAACATTAAGTTTACATTGCGACTTATTGTATGGAATGAGACACTCAATTATGGCTATACCGGCTCTGTAATTCTAATAGAAACTTAACAGAGGAAGAGTTGAATGATAACATTCTCAAAAGATGTAACACCTTGTGAGATTTTGCTTGTTGACCTGTGTAAAATTGAAACTAACAAGGACTTTATAGAAGTATCAGACATAATTTGATCGCTTGTTAGCCTAAGCAGGGACTCTTTCTGAAGCCCAAGAAGACATTTTTCTTGGTGGACTCAAGTAAAGTTTGCGGGGTTGGTGTGCAAGTCCAAAGTCCACCCAACCTAATGAAATAACTGGGTTGGCAAGGATCTTTGATAGCCAGTCAAGCCGAGAACCAAGCCTACGAGCAAAAGGACCAACCGAAGCCATGCGCAGGACTACCGACGACTTGGGCCGGGCCAATTTCATTCCTTGGGTGGATTAAACTAacctattttatattaaatattaattatacatttttaaaaatatttttcatcttataaaatactgaattcttttaaattatcaaattataaaattaattatagtaaaaatttttaaatagatatGTTATTAACAATacactttgttttcttttatattatttattaaaaaatatttttatttaaaatattaataaataaaataaaattatataaaattaaaactatctcaataatattttaattcataatttctattCTTTACctttcataatattatattagttaaatattttatttattaaaaaacaaataatataaatataaacaattaaatataccTTACAGACACGATTACCGCAGGGCAAATGCCCTCTTGCCATTTTCTCATGTAAATTCGTAAATGTGACCAGAACCAAGCCATGTTTATACTATTACTGCAGCTTAAACTTCAATACTTACATTACATGTACAGCTGACAAACACTAGACCAGGTCACACATTAACAAAGCCATGTTTCTACTTCACCCCAGACTTTTTGGTCATCAGAATCAATTAAATTCCGGGGAGATAATAGAAACAAGGGACTGAATCCTGCACTAGACTATAGACTAGACAAGACAATAATACTCAACAAACCAAACCCATTTTTCCACATCACCATCACTGGCCAACATAACCTGCTCGAAAATCCAAAACATCACGAACTACCTAAAAGCAAAAGCCAAGAAATAGTAGAGTTAAGCTAAACGCTCTTTTTCGCCATCATCAACTTCAATTTTCTCCGATTGACCGGCGGCGAAGCAGCAACACATGTTCGCCTGCCCACAAGCGTTGGCTTGCTATTATTTGAACCGTCACGTGGAGGTGCCAGGACAACAGGCAAGTAACCATTGGTGTGACAAGGGAACTTGGACCGCTCGAAGTGATTCATCAATGCTTCTTTGCCCTGACATCCCAAAGAATccgtttaaatttttgattaaacATCATGCAGCAATCGGTTAAATggattaaaagagaaaatgtggCACCTGGATCAGTGCACAGGTGATTTCGCAAATTTTCTTTCTAGTGCCAACACCAGGAACCTGACCCACCCATTCACGATTGTGAAAAGCTTTAGAGAACCGTACTGCGGCTGCTGCAGTAGTAAAATTTACAAACGCATACCCCAGGTTTGCCCGGAACCTTGACACAAATGAAAATTGCATTCAGATTAAGGCAACAAAAtcgagaaaatatatataatagctAAGTCGAGAAGATTTTACCCGAAATCCATAGGCAGATAAACA
This is a stretch of genomic DNA from Mangifera indica cultivar Alphonso chromosome 11, CATAS_Mindica_2.1, whole genome shotgun sequence. It encodes these proteins:
- the LOC123228937 gene encoding 30S ribosomal protein S13, chloroplastic isoform X1 — encoded protein: MAQTLAMPVAPALSVICNGRNYKSLSISLPLSKQPQVQFPSLSIRCARVGGVEIPNNKRIEYSLQYIHGIGRTRARQILNDVNMENKITKDFSEDELIVIRDEVSKYMIEGDLRRFNALAIRRLKEIQCYRGMRHIMGLPCRGQRTKNNCRTLKGKRVAIAGKKKAPR
- the LOC123228937 gene encoding 30S ribosomal protein S13, chloroplastic isoform X2; this translates as MAQTLAMPVAPALSVICNGRNYKSLSISLPLSKQPQFPSLSIRCARVGGVEIPNNKRIEYSLQYIHGIGRTRARQILNDVNMENKITKDFSEDELIVIRDEVSKYMIEGDLRRFNALAIRRLKEIQCYRGMRHIMGLPCRGQRTKNNCRTLKGKRVAIAGKKKAPR